A window of Streptomyces caniferus contains these coding sequences:
- a CDS encoding LLM class F420-dependent oxidoreductase produces the protein MPQHALASRIGRVGVWHGGLGRVPGAVAREAAAEIEQLGYGALWFGESPGTESMSLAGLLLAATERITVATGIANIWVRDASAAHAAAQSLAEAYDGRFLLGLGASHAPLVDARGHRYAKPLAAVRAYLDAMDEAPYDGPVADPPPGRVLAALGPKMLELARDHAAGAHPYFVTPEHTARAREILGTGPLLAPEQAVLLESDPATARSLAREHHTHLYLQLPNYTGNLRRLGFGDEDFADGGSDRLVDAIVAWGDVDAIRRRVQEHHDAGADHVALQPLAPQRGLGLEQLRELAPALAGS, from the coding sequence ATGCCGCAGCACGCTCTCGCTTCCCGGATCGGCCGGGTCGGGGTCTGGCACGGCGGGCTCGGCCGGGTGCCGGGCGCCGTCGCGCGTGAGGCCGCGGCCGAGATCGAGCAACTGGGCTACGGCGCACTGTGGTTCGGCGAGTCGCCGGGCACCGAGTCGATGAGCCTGGCCGGTCTGCTGCTGGCCGCCACGGAACGGATCACGGTCGCCACCGGCATCGCCAACATCTGGGTCAGGGACGCGTCCGCCGCGCACGCCGCCGCGCAGAGCCTGGCCGAGGCCTACGACGGACGCTTCCTGCTGGGCCTGGGGGCGAGCCACGCCCCGCTGGTGGACGCGCGCGGTCACCGCTACGCCAAGCCGCTCGCGGCGGTGCGGGCGTATCTCGACGCGATGGACGAGGCCCCGTACGACGGCCCGGTCGCCGACCCGCCGCCGGGCCGCGTGCTGGCGGCGCTCGGTCCGAAGATGCTGGAACTGGCGCGGGACCACGCGGCCGGCGCCCACCCGTACTTCGTCACCCCCGAACACACCGCCCGCGCCCGCGAGATCCTCGGCACCGGCCCGCTGCTCGCCCCCGAACAGGCCGTACTCCTGGAGTCCGACCCCGCGACGGCCCGCTCGCTGGCCCGCGAACACCACACGCACCTGTATCTGCAACTGCCCAACTACACCGGCAATCTGCGCCGGCTCGGCTTCGGCGACGAGGACTTCGCCGACGGCGGCAGCGACCGGCTGGTGGACGCGATCGTGGCCTGGGGTGACGTGGATGCCATCCGGCGGCGCGTACAGGAACACCACGACGCGGGAGCGGACCACGTTGCCCTCCAGCCCCTCGCCCCGCAGCGCGGTCTGGGACTGGAACAACTGCGGGAGCTGGCACCGGCGTTGGCTGGTTCCTGA
- a CDS encoding COG4705 family protein produces the protein MTQSSSEALARPVDGEWSRTPAPKGGHGPGWSKVPQVTALFWGVKVLTTGMGETASDYLGRTLGPIPAGALGLAGLVALLVLQFRTTRYRPWVYWSAIVMVSVFGTMAADVVHVMAGIPYTVSVIAFSLGLAALLTAWYVSEGTLSIHSVRTRRRETFYWATVLTTFALGTAVGDLTAGTLGWGYLPSGVLFTALIAVPALSGRFLGLNAVAAFWWAYVLTRPLGASFADWMGVSTPRGGLGWGTGPVTLTLIVPIVLLVGYLAISHQDTPPEPADTGTAG, from the coding sequence ATGACGCAGTCGAGCAGCGAGGCGCTGGCACGGCCCGTGGACGGGGAATGGTCCCGCACGCCCGCACCCAAGGGCGGCCACGGGCCGGGCTGGAGCAAGGTACCGCAGGTCACAGCCCTGTTCTGGGGAGTGAAGGTACTCACCACCGGCATGGGCGAGACGGCCTCGGACTACCTCGGCCGGACGCTCGGCCCGATACCGGCCGGCGCCCTGGGACTGGCCGGGCTGGTGGCCCTGCTGGTCCTCCAGTTCCGGACCACCCGCTACCGGCCCTGGGTCTACTGGTCCGCCATCGTCATGGTCAGCGTCTTCGGCACGATGGCCGCCGACGTCGTGCACGTCATGGCCGGCATCCCCTACACGGTCTCGGTCATCGCCTTCTCCCTCGGCCTGGCCGCGCTCCTGACCGCTTGGTACGTCTCCGAGGGAACGCTCTCCATCCACAGCGTCCGCACCCGCCGCCGCGAGACGTTCTACTGGGCGACCGTGCTCACCACCTTCGCCCTCGGCACCGCGGTCGGCGACCTCACCGCGGGCACCCTGGGCTGGGGGTACCTCCCCTCCGGCGTCCTGTTCACCGCCCTCATCGCGGTGCCCGCACTGTCCGGGCGCTTCCTCGGACTGAACGCCGTCGCCGCCTTCTGGTGGGCCTACGTGCTGACCCGCCCGCTCGGAGCCTCCTTCGCCGACTGGATGGGCGTCTCCACCCCCCGCGGCGGCCTCGGCTGGGGAACGGGGCCGGTCACCCTGACCCTCATCGTCCCGATCGTGCTGCTCGTGGGCTACCTGGCGATCAGCCACCAGGACACCCCGCCCGAGCCGGCGGACACGGGCACCGCCGGCTGA